One window from the genome of Gopherus evgoodei ecotype Sinaloan lineage chromosome 2, rGopEvg1_v1.p, whole genome shotgun sequence encodes:
- the LOC115646540 gene encoding uncharacterized protein LOC115646540 yields MRCFQAWLATVYKLNVHALNKPLSIPFRVKDSPMVDSSLQLLLRSPLSPGCSIPHNDYRCIPHRVGCTHVPPHSPWAIVFNQNLPTHKRPRASSHMQRLPSLPPIDSEPTCLNNDRQHRLHVLCKQAGRSLLSLALRRSCEALELMPCEQHPDISHLSSRSHEYHHGRIKHMLSLGSRMGDKRDDHPQHILHLGLPTLDLFATAKNKKCLKFFSRPGLGKHSLGDAFMISWDQNLLYAFPPIPVLHRVLTNIRTDCAMVILIALSWPRQPWFLFLTRMSTCPLISLHLTPNLLLQQPDQLSSPKPAHASPQSLVPTWFFQNELACSEQVQRVCLHIRTQSTCTTYPQKWKRLSQWCSTKQIPPTYAPLLFILDYLLVLKQSGLSFRFFKVHLAAITTLHDKINNTSVFAHSITKCFLKRLLLIPIPRH; encoded by the coding sequence ATGAGGTGCTTCCAAGCTTGGTTGGCCACGGTTTACAAACTGAACGTACATGCTCTAAACAAGCCTCTATCCATACCTTTCAGAGTCAAAGATTCTCCTATGGTAGACAGTTCCCTCCAACTTCTGCTAAGGAGTCCCCTTTCTCCAGGATGCTCCATCCCTCATAATGACTACCGATGCATCCCTCACAGGGTTGGGTGCACACATGTCCCACCACACAGCCCGTGGGCTATAGTCTTCAACCAAAACCTCCCTACACATAAACGTCCTAGAGCTTCAAGCCATATGCAACGCTTGCCATCACTTCCTCCCATTGATTCGGAACCAACATGTTTGAATAATGACAGACAACACCGCTTGCATGTTCTATGTaaacaggcagggaggagctTGCTCTCACTCGCTTTGCGCAGAAGCTGTGAAGCTCTGGAATTGATGCCTTGCGAACAACATCCAGATATCAGCCACCTATCTTCCCGGAGCCATGAATACCACCATGGAcgaattaagcatatgctttccCTGGGATCACGAATGGGAGATAAACGAGACGATCATCCGCAACATATTCTGCATTTGGGGCTACCAACCCTAGACCTCTTCGCAACTGCGAAGAACAAGAAATGTCTCAAATTTTTCTCCAGACCGGGACTGGGGAAACATTCCCTAGGAGATGCGTTCATGATCTCATGGGATCAGAACTTACTGTATGCATTTCCCCCAATACCGGTTCTCCACAGAGTTCTGACAAATATACGGACAGATTGTGCTATGGTAATTCTGATTGCCCTGTCATGGCCCAGACAACCATGGTTTCTGTTCCTCACCAGAATGTCAACTTGCCCACTGATTTCATTGCACCTCACTCCGAACCTCCTATTGCAGCAACCCGACCAATTATCTTCACCCAAACCTGCCCATGCTTCACCTCAAAGCTTGGTTCCTACATGGTTCTTCCAAAATGAACTTGCATGCTCTGAGCAGGTTCAAAGAGTGTGCCTACATATCAGAACGCAATCTACTTGCACCACCTATCCTCAAAAGTGGAAGCGACTCTCACAGTGGTGCTCAACCAAACAAATTCCTCCTACTTATGCACCTCTTCTATTCATACTTGACTACCTATTAGTTCTTAAGCAATCTGGCCTCTCTTTCAGATTCTTCAAAGTCCACTTAGCTGCTATTACAACTTTGCATGACAAGATCAACAATACCTCTGTTTTTGCTCATTCAATCACCAAGTGTTTTCTCAAACGGCTCCTTTTAATCCCTATACCCAGACATTAA